ACCCGTTCTAAATATGACCATAGATAGTTGATAACCCGTGCTATACACGAGCATGAGattaaaaatattgaattaaTATTTTTGGAGAATTATTCATAATCCGTGCGAAACAcgaataaatttttaatataatttctaaataaataaagtttacacAGAATATAGGTCAATTCGTACTAGTAGTTTACTTGGTAGTTtgtagtttttctaaaatttaaaataaatataagttattttatttaatttaacgcAACTTagtaaatttttaatataatttacaaatcgtttaaaaaatatttttgttttataaagtaAATAGACAATTGGATGAATactaaataaaaagaaaataaaatttacaaagaataTAAATAGATTtgtattaaaaataaaatttattgaGAATATAACTCAACTTATATCAGGTTGGTACGTTTAGTACCAAATTATAGAGAATTTCgcttatttaataaataatattgaTACTAAAAAATACCCAGGATCACAGCAAGCTAAATCTTTCAATTTAGTTTGGGTTCTGGCTTAATCTTTTCTTCGTCCAAGTATAGCCTTACGCCGAGTAAAATAATTACTCTCTAGTCTGTATGAGATCGTTTACTGTTGCAATTTTATGAATGAATAATATATGTAAATAAAAATATTCGATTGCTCCAAACTAAAAAACAAATTTGGCAACGTGGAACATGGCGCTATGTCTGCTGTAACTACATGTACATTGGTGTTGTTTAGCTACAGCCTACAAGCCTACAAGTGGATTTATACACTCCGCATTTCAGTATGCTAGCCTTTAGAGTCAACTACATATTTGTCTTTGTTGATTTTCATTACTGTATGTATAATCTAACAGAATCAATGCAATGTCTAAATTGACCTCACTAAATATTATGAAATACTAGCTATGCCCTTATGCAATTAACACTACTCTTCACACTCCCCCTCAAGCTGAGCTTCTGGTGGCACCAAAGCTCCAAACTTGCTCATCAAAAACTAATGCTGCTTGACAGGAAGAGACTTAGTAAGCACATCAGCCAGCTGAAGATGAGATGGAACGTGTTGAGCAACCAGAGAACCAGACTTGAGCTTGTCACGCACATAGTGACAATCAACCTCGATATGCTTAGTACGTTCGTAAAGTACTGGGTTTGCAGCAAGAGAGATAGCAGCCTGATTATCACAATGCAACACAGCAGGTGGCAAGTTGTTAAGACCCATGTCTTTAAGAAGTGCAGTAAGCCACGTAACTTCACACGCTGTGAGGGCCATAGCTCGATATTCGGCTTCAGCCGTAGACCGAGCAACAACTGATTGTTTTTTACTCTTCCAAGTAATAGGTGACTGTCCCAATAGAACACAAAAACCGGTTGTAGAACGTCGTGACATGGGGCAACTAGCCCAGTCACTATCGCAGTATGCACACAATTGAGCAGCAGATGATGCAGCCAGCAAAATACCTTGATCAGCTGTGCCTCGAAGATATCTCAATAATTGCTTGGCAGCTTGCATATGAGAGCTAGTTGGCTGATGCATAAATTGACTTAGAATGTGCACAGCAAATATAATATCCGGGCGAGTCACTGTGAGATAAATCAGCTTTCCCAACAATTTTTGGTATGGTTGTGGATCATCAAGTACAACACCTGTCTGAGGAGTCAGCTTCAAATGACTGTCCAGTGGAATCTTTAGAGGTGTGGCTTTCTCAAGATGATACTCCTTAAGCAGGTCCATTACATATTTCTTCTGGGAAACAAAGAACCCAGAAGCATCTCTATTTATTTctaaccccagaaagtaactgACATTGCCCAGATCCTTCATGTGGAAAGAATGAGACAACATGACTTTGAGTTTAGTGATATCATCGATGCAATTTCCAGCCAACAACAAGTCATCCACATAGATCAAAATCATAGTGATAGCAAGAGGAAAAGTATGCGTGAACAAGCTGTAATCACTTTTAGATTGTGTATAACCACCATCCAATAGTTTCTCGGTCAGCTTATTAAACCACTGTCGTGGAGCTTGACGCAAACCATACAACGACTTTTTAAGTTTGCAGACTAGAGTAGTGAGCACACGACGATCAGAATTAACACTAACTCGAGAGCCAAAGCCACTGTAACCTTGAGGGAAAGTCATATAGACATCTTCAAGTAAATCACCATGAAGAAAGGCATTAGTAACGTCCATTTGAAACACAAACCAATCATATATGGCTGAGATAGCTAACAAGGCACGAACAGTTGACATTTTTGccacaggagcaaatgtctctGAAAAATCCACCCCATATTGTTGCTTGCAACCAAGAATGACCAGCCTGCTCTTATATCTCTCAACCGAACCATCAGGTTTATACTTAGTTTTATAAAGCCATTTACAGCCTATGCCAGTTTTACCCGATGGAAGGGGCACTATATCCCACGTACCATTCTGTTCAAGAGCATCCAGTTCCGCATTCATAGCCTGAACCCAGTGGGAATGCTGAACAGCATGTTTAAAATATACAGGATCCGGACTAGCTGTCAAGACAGCTTGGAAGCAATGAAAATCAGACGAGGTGAAAACATTAGCAGTATTAACAATATGTGTAGAATGAGCTAGATTAGCACTGTAATCAGCAAGCCACACTGGAGGTTTACTATGCCTGGAGGAACGACGAGGCAAAGATTCATCATGCCTAAAGGTGTCATGAACCTGTTCGTCTGGAGCTACAGGTTCTGAAAAATCAGCAATACCTGGGCTAGACGGAAAAGTAGTGTCATCATCAAGAACAACAAGTGTAAGAAGGGTATTAGGTAGAGACACAGGTAGAGGTTTGCTATATGTTTGGAAAGAAGCAGAGTTTAATGGGAAAATATGCTCGTGAAACTGAGCATCTCGAGACACAAAAATAAGTCGTGTAGATAAGTCCAAAACTCTGTAACCTTTTTGTGTAGGAGCATACCCCACGAAGACACCAGCAACAGCCCGTGGAGCAAACTTAATAGTGGTAGGAGTTAAAGGAGCAGTAAATGTAAGACAACCCAAGGATTTTAACTCATCATAGTTGACTGGTTCATTCATCAATACCTCATAAGGCGTTTTGAAACCAAGAGCAATGATGGGCAGCCTATTGAGAATATAAACAGCAGTCATAACAAACTCCCCCCAGAAACCAAGCTCCAAACCAGATTGAAACTTTAAAGCTCGAGCAATTTCCAGAATTTGACGATGCTTCCTTTCGACCCGTGAATTTTTTTGAGGCCTGTGAGGACACGAGGTTTGATGTGTGATCCCATATTTAGAGTAAAAATGTTTACAATACTGATCATCAAACTCAGGTGCATTGTCCGAACGGATCACTTGAATGGACTTTTGAAACTTAGTATGAATAAACTTATAAAAGGTTTTGAACTTGCTCAAAAAATCTGATTTATGCTCCATTAAGAACAACCAAGACATTCGTGTACAATCATCAACTAGAGTTAAAAAATAACGATAGTTACCTCGAGTACTAACACGATATGGACCCCATGTATCCAAGTGAACCAACTCAAATGCAGTTGAAGCATGACTGTCACTATTAGAATAAGGCAGCTTAGTAAACTTGGCAAGAGGAGAGGTAACACATACTGAAGATGGCTCACTAATCTGAGACTTAAGTGTAGATTTATGTTTCATAGTTGAATGAGAGGCATGCCCAAGACGGTTATGCCATAGCTGAAAAGAAGACTGCATACTAGCATTATAACAGCTAGTAGACCCCTGTCCTGAGAGAACTTGATAGAATCTTGTACATCAGAGGACAAATCTTGAAGATAATACAAACCTTGATCAAGATGTCCAGTTGTAATGAGCTCAGCAGTAGTATTATCAATGATATCACAGGTCAGAGGTGTAAATCGAATGTGACAATTGTTGTCTTGAGACAATTTGTGAATGGACAATAAATTATGCTTGAATCTAGGTACAAACAAGACATTACGAAGCCACAACTTGTTTTTCAGTTGCAATTCTCCAATATGACTGATAGAAGCAGATTCACCAGTAGGAAGTTTGATAACACAGTTTGCAGGTGCACAACGAACATTAGTAAGATGCGAGATAGTGGAAACTATATGATCAGAGGCGTCAGAATCCATTATCCACTTATCTGAGACTTGACTTATTACTCCACAGAAAGCCATGCCAGAAAAGCTTAAATCCAACTCATCATCCGTGTCAGATTTAGAAACAGACTTAGATGCATTAGGAAGAAGTTGAAGAAGTTGCTGCAACTGTGATTCAGTAATAGTCACTTCATTTTGATTAGGATCAGGTTCTGTATTCTGCATCACAACATTATTACTCATCCTAGAAGGAACAGTCTTATTAGACCACTTAGTTTGTGAATTGGACGATTTTAATCCTGGTTTTGATTTGTAATTACTGTGCCATTTCGGATAACCAATAACCGTCCATCACCTATCAGCAGTATGACCTTTACCATGACAAATCGTGCACTCATAAACACGAGTGTTCTTGCTGTACATAGCAGATACATCAAAATCCTGAGAAATTGACTCATATTTAAGCAACTGACGTTGTGATTCTTCCTGCTGAATTGCAGAACAAGCACTCTCAACTGTTGGCAACGGTTGCATCATAAGCAATTGACTACGTTGAGAGGCATAACAGTCATTCAGGCCATTGAGAAACTGAAatagcttagcttcttccttcattGTATGAATCGAGTCTAACAACTTAGTAATCTCAGGTGTAATGACAGTGATAGAAGGTAAGACTTTTAAAGCCTCAATTTCTTCCCAAATTTCGCTTAAAGCAGTGAAATAATTAGCTACAGTCAATTTGTTTTGCTTCGTAGCAAATAGATCACAATTCAATTTATATTTTCGTGATCCATTAGTCAATGAAAATCGCTTTTCTAATTGAGTCCAAATTTCAGATGCAGATTCAACAAACAGAATAGATTTACGAATAGAATCAGACACATTATTGTGTAACCAGGAGATTACCAGATTGTTACACGTGTCCCATTGAACAACATTCACCTCATCGGTTGTTCGCAACACCGCACCAGTCACAAACCCTAGCTTTCGTTTAGCAGCCAATTGAATCTCCATAGATCGCTTCCATGACCTATAATCAGCTGAGCCTTGAAGTTTCGAGACACTCACTGATAAAGGTCCATCAGAAGGATATAAAAATAACGGATTCTGAATATCCGCAAACGTGATTCGCGTTCCAGTCGCCATTATCAAACATCAACAAGCAACAATTACACAACGATACCAATACAACGAAGAGATCTATACAcacagctctgataccatgttgatTTTCATTACTGTATGTATAGACTCACAAACAATTTATTTCATTTTCTGTAAAATGAGAGTACACTGTTGAGTTTATACACCATGCTCTGTAACTGAATCTAACAGAATCAATGCAATGTCTAAATTGACCTCACTAAACATTGTGAAATACCAGCTATGCCCTTATGCAATTAACACTACTCTTCACAGTCTTCTCATCAGGCGAGTGTTCTTATATGCTTGACCGTTTTCTCAGATCAAACAGATCATCTTTGTACCTGGCCTGGGTGGTTATAAATTAAACTATCTCACCATGATGATAAATTCAGTTTTTCTTCTTCAAGTTGGTGTTTCGTGATTTATTGCATGGACGAACCAGGAATACAGTTTAGAGAGGACCGAATAATATTCCTCAATCGTACTATATGTTTCGCTACGATTGATAACAACAAATCCAACCAATTCCAATACCCAtaccaataacaaatatttaaattaaataatggGGGCGAGAGAACTTGAACCCGAATCCCTTCCTAAACCGAgttctgataccatgttaagtaacCAGTACGTCTAAAATTTTAAGGTGATAAAGGAAGTTCCGAACAAGATCTTATACTTTTTAACGGTAAAACAAAAAGTTGAAAATATTCGTGAATGCATTGGTCAATGTCTCAAACATGGGTACATGACTTCTCCCAACGCGTTCACATCCTTTAAACAACACACGTGTAAAAGACTTGCATTTTCCAACGGAATTTCATAAACTTGATAGTTATAGAATCTATCTATAGTTACGATAAGTTACAATCCACTTGCCCCTTGTTATGCACTTCTTTGTTCATTGTTCAATGTAGAGACCACACAAGCATGAAAAGGAAAAGAGAATATGGATGAGGATGAGCGAAATGACATGGCTTTTATTTTTTAGTTTCCTTCAAGGCCCAAATAACTTGATGGCCCACTCTCGCGGAACAGCAGAAAAACAATTTGTCCATCATGTGCTTTGGGTGCCCATCACAATGTATATTATGATTGCCCACTCAAACTTACATTTTAATTTTAACCATCAGTTACATCTTCGAGTTGAAACTTAAACATCGTGCGAAATGAAGGCAACCACATTTTTAAACCATCAAGCATGATTGGTTTCAAATTTTCCTACTAATATTATTTTTTGTAACATCTGCGTATTTAACAACAGATTACGCAATTTTAAGTAATTCATAATTTACTATCAGAATTCGAAATAACTAAACAATTACTTCTGAATTTTGACGAGTCCTTGGACAAATATTATCAAGGAACTTGTAGAATAGACCGCGTAGTTAATaaatttttacatttttttattatttaaactagcttaaaacccgtgtGATGCACGAATCGCACagtttttttaatattatataatttttttaaaaagttttgAAGTCAATTTTTAGTCttttcatttaaaattttaaatgatacTAACTTAAAACCCGTGTGATacatgaatttttttaaaaaaatattttgaattaaattcttaattttgttcattaaaaattttaaatgatatgatttcatgatattatattaatacacatatatgttcataatttttaagaatatttaAACCTAGTTAAAGTAATAATCCTGTATCGGAAAAAATATTATTGCGATACGTGAAAAAGACATTATTACTGGTTGAACGATAgagttttattgataattctacgtatgttttaaaaaataatatttaaatttttatgaaagttgaTTTTTAGTTCAGATCAATAGGGtatacttagtctaatattaattttattaatcccggatcagtgatttacattattttattttagcccagTAGCTAATACcccgaccaaatcaaactaattattttgatttaatttcaatttttaagtccggataaataaaataattatattttaactagtcaaataattttttattttagttttgtgttagtctggATCAAAAACGCATAATATTTTTAATCTTggataattattatatattattttgttatcttatttcaacaatatatttttttattgatatttattattttgtcttaGTTTGTGTTAGACCAATGCACGTTATATCaaccaaattcaactaattatatttagtatGTTTAAATTTATTATAGGATGTAATAACAATTAGAATAATTTTCAGTATTAATTATAATGATATaaagttcgatataaaatagaattaaaattattaaagtCGTAAAGAAGGAAGTTGACTTccttatcaattaaaattataatttatcgTCCGACCAATCAATCGAcaaattagaattagaataattaagtaaggataaataagtaatttcagcaagtaacGATCGACCAgctaccaaatttttaatgtttgacttattataatataatattggTCGACCGATTAAACTAACtaatcaaaattttaatatttcgtctattataatataatatagataaatatatattatactatAGATGTATAAGATAAATTTGTAAGGTAACAATGTTACTTTTCATTCCCttaaaagaaaattttaatatatacttgtaacattttttgcagtaaaatatattaatattatatttagcCAAATGTTTTGCGTGAGCAAGCAGAAGGAAACATGATGGACCCTTTTTTAATTTATGGAAGAAGTATAATAGAAGTCTAACTCCCATATTGGTTAGTTTAATATCAAATTAACAAAAaaggtaattaagtaatttcagcaagtactgaccgaccgactaccaaacttttaatattttgtCTATTATAATATATAGTATAGAAATatagatttttgaaaatatagTATATAAAAATATCCACCATAATTCAAATATATAAGAATATCCCCGAAATTTAATTCATACCTCCACCACGATAATGTACGTTCATTGAAAAGTATGTGGGCAAGCAATTTCAAATCGAAATAATAGAGTTATCCGGCAAACCCATCTACTTTGTGGGAATGTTTTAGTTGATTTGATTTTGTAAAATGTAATGCATGTGGAGCCCAAAGGATAATTGTGGTAGAATCTTGATTTGAATCTTCAGTTCTGTCAAAAGAAGAAGATGGTTTCAAGATCTCCAGTCGCACTACAGCGACTCTTGCCCACTTGAAGCAGCGTAATAATCACCATAGAGTATTATTAACCACAAAAGTGACCATAGCTTGAGATTGTTAAATTCGTTTTCTTTTCATGAAGATGGTTCAGACCAATTTTTTTAGGCTAAGGAATATGGACAtctaaaaaaattgatttttttgtgagcatatttttttatatacatgAAGGAATAAaatgaagaaattaaaaaaaagGCTAAAATATATATAGAAGCAtgtattttgaaatttttattctaaaaaatatcaaaaaagaTATTTTCACATTTAATTGAAACCGATATAAAATTATCAATGCATCATTTCTTGTACATCATTCAATTTATTATTGGACAAAAACTATGAAATTCGCTTGATGTTTTGTATATTTCAGGACAGCCGCCTTGACTGTTTAACTCACTTCAACGGGGAGAAGAGGTGGCTAATGGAAGTGGTATGCATACATCAAATATATAACATGAAATGTTATGCTGTTGTGCGGGTTACTTAAGATTATAACTTATAATGAATAAGTAATTATAGGTAAATTTGTACTTACATTAATATAAGAAACAAATTTTAAATTGATCGAGATTTAATCGAAAGTTATTGGTCAAGAGCTAAACCTGACTGTTATATGTAATAATCAATTTTACGATTAAATCGACAAAAAAAGCTGATTAAAACTTGATTTTGGACGAATAAGTTTGACTTCTGCTACGTCAACTGAAACCGTCCGATTATTCTGACCAATAAACTCGACCGCTGTAAATCGACCGTTTTACAGAACGAAACCGACCGTGTCTTCTATCGGGCCCgcttttataaattatataagcGTTGAAAAGATTTATTTATAAGTTAGTGAAATTTactaaattaaatttaataaataattattaaataaaataattttagttTATGAATTCTAAATTATAACAGTACTttacacaaatatatatatatatatatatatatatatatgaaattaaaattaattaaaaacataaaactaaaaaaggttttaaaaaaaatacatcattaccaaatttcaatttttttttgctGTCAAGGTTATCAAATTTCCacttaataatttataaattatcggTTTTCCTTATAAATTAGGTTCGACAAAAAACCTATAACTGATAAGGCCCTTGTACTAGATAAATAAAATCAAactataaatataaaaaatagaAGGAGTATTTGTCCCCAAATTTGTCTCTTTTCCCCTCTTAATATTTTTACATTTGAAGTGATCTTTGCATAGGCCAAAATATGTTTGTATCAACTTAGTTTATCATGATTGAGcatatttttttattaactttattAGCACTGCTCCGTAGAAGTCACAGAAAAATTACAAATGACAAACGGACAATTTGAATCGAATTTTTAATCCATCGTCAAACCCTTTATAAACTTACTAGGTTTTGAACATTAGCAATAGCAGTTTAAAAGAGATTATTATTTAGTTGTCAATaccagataatatatatatatatatatatagtaaaattctatggagtccacctttaattggagtcctcggagtccatatatgttctgcaagtaaaatatagcttaaaatattgcaaaacatattatttttcgacaaacatcactattctatcaaaaatcttgtagattgcatacattttacaagcagaacattgcaaaaatatatattctacaaaacatgtttagtttgcagaacataaatgttcatgttgcagaatatattgcagaacatacatattgtaccgtaaatatatgagatttgcatgattttgttgaagttatgctatttgtgtaacatgttttgcaaaataacacgttttacaatatattttatttgcagaacgtagatggactccgaggactccgataaaaaggtggactccatagaactcagcctatatatatatatatatatatatatatatatatatatatatatatatatatatatatatgacgaAGCTGTCCCAACGGGGACATTTCATATTCAACGACAACCATTATTATCACCCCTTTCACTAATCAACTTTTACTTTCAAATTAGTAATTCAACCAAAAAATATTACTAGTATCACTAATTAAAGCCAAAAGTAAAAAGATAAAAGTTCATGTAGAGGGATTCAATAATGTGCAAAAGATGGAAGGTCCTCACAATGGAAAAGTGTTGTATATTTGTTCGGAAGATGCCATTTTTTTAGGAACCATTCTTTTTGCACATAATAGCTTGTGGTGGATGGTCCAAAAGTAAGATTTAACCTCTTCCGTTTGGGAGCATCACGCACAACCATATGCTCTTGGTATGGTAACAAGCAAtggagaagatggaaattgaatTGGCTACTTCAACATGTGGTCCAACTAATATGATCTATACCATATATAAAAGTTAGATAGACAAGAATAAAATGACTTCCATATTACCCCAGTCCTCTGCATGTTACATGGATGTAAGCTAACCAGGTGGGTTATTTGCAGAGAAAGAGAATGTGTTCTCTAATTCGTATGTGGGGAATGATGATCTTTGCTTTCATCTCTAGTGATTCTTTACCAGAAAATTTTATGGTTTCTAATAATTTGCCGTGCCTTGCGCTTTCAAAACTTTAACTAGCTGCTAACTAGCTAGGTTGCTTTTTCAAACTAATAACTGTACATTAGGGTTTTGTTTGGCACATGAAAACGTAATCCTTCTTACAGTTCATGCTTGTTTGCGTAGCTACTGCGACCTATATATACTGTTTTGGTTGCATGACGGATACATTTTAGGTTAAAAAGTAAACTAACTTTGCAATAATCTTGGTGCTTGATAATCCCTACTTTCTACTATATCTAACTTGTTTGGTTGAGTGCAAGAAACTTGATTATTTGTTCACCACTTCAACTTTAACTCTAACCTTCTTTTAACTTTCTCACCACTTTCGAGAAAGAACAGTTTAGGTTACAACTTTTACCAAGTGTAACAATAAATAAATTGAATTATATAGATTAATAATcaaatttcaaaataatgaataaTGCTGATCCAAAAAGAAGAAAGAGCAACATTTGTTAGATTGGGTATGATTGACCCCACAGCATACAGGTGCACTAGGTACGACTCCGAGTGCCGACCATGATCATAAGGATTATTCATACAACGAAATCATGCTAAATCCAATTTATGTAGGCCAGTAGTATATATATAATGGAGATCAGTTCAAGGTCAAATCTGACCGATTTGAATCCGCCCCATCCAAATGGATCGTTGTTTTGACTTGTTCTGCAGTTTATACTCTACTTTAAATTTAAATGtttattttagtttttatttaGGGTGTGTATCTATTTCTCACAATATCCTAAGGGGTTTTTTCAAAAATaaagtatttttttaaaaaaacattttgaaaatactattattttaatacttattttttaaaatataactttttaaattttattttaaaaaatacgATTTGCAAACTCTGCAACCTATTACGCAACTTAATCACCTCTATCAAAATTACAGTTTACCGTAACCTATTATGCAACttaattttaaattttcaaaaaattaattttaaggtTATATTAATTGCGTTTCAAGTTTTGCTACCAAATCAACTTTAGTTGATTTCAACAAAAGGAACCAACATTTACAAAGATTTATAAACAATTGATAAAGTTGCATATATTAACTTCGACGTCAAATGCAACTCTAttttaaacaaaaaattaaaaaaatccgATTTGCAACCTTGCAACCACAAATGCAACTCTACTTTAAAAACAAATCAAATTTGATATTTTCGATCTGCAACCACAGCAACCACAGCAACCACAAATACAACgctatttcatcaaaatcaaccAAAAATAAATGTATAAGTAACTAAATCAACTAAatctaaaattttgaaaaaagtcattaatttatttattacaggAATCT
This genomic stretch from Apium graveolens cultivar Ventura unplaced genomic scaffold, ASM990537v1 ctg6096, whole genome shotgun sequence harbors:
- the LOC141703032 gene encoding uncharacterized protein LOC141703032; translation: MATGTRITFADIQNPLFLYPSDGPLSVSVSKLQGSADYRSWKRSMEIQLAAKRKLGFVTGAVLRTTDEVNVVQWDTCNNLVISWLHNNVSDSIRKSILFVESASEIWTQLEKRFSLTNGSRKYKLNCDLFATKQNKLTVANYFTALSEIWEEIEALKVLPSITVITPEITKLLDSIHTMKEEAKLFQFLNGLNDCYASQRSQLLMMQPLPTVESACSAIQQEESQRQLLKYESISQDFDVSAMYSKNTRVYECTICHGKGHTADRMSNNVVMQNTEPDPNQNEVTITESQLQQLLQLLPNASKSVSKSDTDDELDLSFSGMAFCGVISQVSDKWIMDSDASDHIVSTISHLTNVRCAPANCVIKLPTGESASISHIGELQLKNKLWLRNVLFVPRFKHNLLSIHKLSQDNNCHIRFTPLTCDIIDNTTAELITTGHLDQGLYYLQDLSSDVQDSIKFSQDRGLLAVIMLVCSLLFSYGITVLGMPLIQL